In Arachis stenosperma cultivar V10309 chromosome 1, arast.V10309.gnm1.PFL2, whole genome shotgun sequence, one DNA window encodes the following:
- the LOC130942979 gene encoding cationic amino acid transporter 6, chloroplastic-like, giving the protein MSNINNTTIMLSNYFHSLSQTPQRLRKRVLATWTPEQEWNQVRQRSGADMKRKLNWYDLVALGVGGMLGVGVFVTTGSVALHHSGPSVFISYIIAGISALLSSLCYTEFAVQVPVAGGAFSYLRLTFGEFMGYFAGANILMEYVFSNAAVARSFTEYLSFAFGQNDPNVWRVEVHGMPKNYNMLDFPAVALILLLTLCLCHSTKESSILNLIMTIFHVIFFGFIIVAGYNNGSTKNLVSPKGIAPFGVRGVLDGAAIVYFSYIGYDSASTMAEEVKDPYKNLPIGIVGSVLITTLLYCLMALSLCMMLPYNKISDNASYSIAFLKIGWNWASNIVGAGASLGIVASLLVAMLGQARYLCVIGRARLVPSWLAKVHPSTGTPFNATLFLGLCTASIALFTELDIIIELVSIGTLMVFYLVANALIYRRYSITQNTHNAPPLYTLLFLFLLSLSSLCFSLSWKFNQQWWGLLLFGALFITITAFFQLVVVMHYNSNKVVITLTQQDPPHWLVPFMPWSPALSIFLNVFLMTTLKLLSFQRFAIWSCFITLFYVLYGVHSTYQAEEIEMMTIVNNNNNNPSSAESNLQAKVEIQVH; this is encoded by the exons atGTCTAACATAAACAACACGACAATAATGTTATCAAACTACTTCCACTCTCTTTCCCAAACCCCTCAGAGGCTGAGAAAAAGGGTGCTAGCAACATGGACACCAGAGCAAGAATGGAACCAAGTGAGGCAGAGGTCTGGTGCAGACATGAAGAGGAAGCTGAATTGGTATGATCTTGTTGCTCTTGGTGTTGGAGGAATGCTTGGTGTTGGTGTCTTTGTCACCACAGGTTCTGTGGCACTTCACCACTCAGGTCCTTCAGTATTCATATCATATATCATTGCTGGAATCTCAGCTCTTCTATCTTCTTTGTGTTACACTGAGTTTGCTGTTCAAGTCCCAGTTGCTGGTGGAGCCTTCAGTTACTTAAGACTAACCTTTG GAGAATTCATGGGATATTTTGCTGGGGCAAACATACTAATGGAATATGTGTTTTCAAATGCTGCTGTTGCAAGGAGCTTCACAGAATATTTGAGCTTTGCTTTTGGACAAAATGATCCAAATGTGTGGAGAGTTGAAGTTCATGGAATGCCAAAGAATTACAACATGTTGGATTTCCCAGCAGTGGCTCTAATACTGCTTCTTACTCTCTGCTTGTGCCATAG TACTAAGGAAAGCTCCATATTGAACCTAATCATGACAATATTCCATGTGATTTTCTTTGGATTCATCATAGTGGCTGGTTATAATAATGGAAGTACAAAAAACTTGGTTAGTCCAAAAGGGATAGCCCCTTTTGGTGTTAGGGGTGTTCTTGATGGAGCAGCAATAGTATACTTCAGTTACATTGGGTATGACTCAGCTTCAACCATGGCAGAAGAGGTCAAAGATCCTTACAAGAATCTTCCCATTGGAATTGTGGGTTCAGTTCTTATAACCACTTTGCTTTATTGCCTTATGGCCCTCTCTTTGTGCATGATGCTTCCTTACAATAAG ATATCAGATAATGCATCATATTCAATTGCTTTCCTTAAAATTGGTTGGAATTGGGCAAGCAACATAGTTGGAGCAGGTGCAAGTTTGGGGATTGTGGCATCTCTCTTGGTAGCCATGTTAGGCCAAGCAAGATATCTTTGTGTTATAGGAAGGGCAAGGTTGGTGCCATCTTGGTTAGCCAAAGTGCACCCTTCAACTGGCACCCCATTCAATGCCACACTATTTTTAG GGCTATGCACAGCATCAATTGCGCTTTTCACGGAGCTTGACATTATAATTGAGTTGGTGAGCATAGGCACTCTTATGGTGTTCTACCTTGTAGCCAATGCTCTCATCTACCGTAGATACTCCATCACCCAAAATACCCATAATGCCCCTCCTCTCTACACACTCTTGTTCCTTTTCCTCCTCTCCCTAAGTTCACTATGCTTCTCCTTATCATGGAAATTCAATCAACAATGGTGGGGCCTACTCCTCTTTGGTGCCCTCTTCATAACCATCACAGCATTTTTTCAACTCGTGGTGGTCATGCACTATAATAGTAATAAAGTCGTAATAACCCTAACTCAACAAGATCCTCCTCATTGGTTGGTCCCATTTATGCCTTGGTCACCCGCTCTCTCCATATTCCTTAATGTTTTCCTAATGACAACGTTGAAGCTACTCTCTTTTCAAAGGTTTGCTATATGGTCATGCTTCATCACACTCTTCTATGTTCTCTATGGTGTGCATTCTACTTATCAAGCTGAGGAGATTGAGATGATGACtattgttaataataataacaataatccATCATCAGCTGAATCCAATTTGCAAGCTAAGGTTGAAATACAAGTGCACTAA